ACCGACCAGCAGGAGCTGATCCCCCGCATGCTCGACGCGGTCCCCGACACGGTGATGGTGCTGAAGACCCAGGGGCAGGTGAACATGCCCTGGATCAACAAGGTCGACACCCTGGTGGAGGCGTGGTACCCGGGCCAGGAGGACGGCAACGTCGTGGCCGACGCGCTCTTCGGGGTCACCAACTTCTCCGGCAAGCTCCCGGTGACCTTCGGGCGGACCGACCGCGAGGCGGCCTACCAGACCAAGGAGCAGTACCCGGGCTACCAGGAGGACACGGGAGTCGACGGCGGCATCGGTCGCGACCCGATCCCCGGGGCGCCGCAGCGGGTGGTCCGCTACACCGAAGGGCTCAAGATGGGCTACCGGTGGTACCAGGCGACCGGCACCCAGCCGCTGTTCCCCTTCGGCTACGGGCTGTCCTACACGACCTTCGGCTACAGCAACCTCGACGTGGCCAAGATCCGCCAGGACCGGCGTACGACCGGCCTGAGGGTCAGCTACACCGTGACCAACACCGGCGACGTCGCCGGCAAGGAGGCCTCGCAGGTCTATCTGAGGCTGCCACGTGAGGCCCGGGAGAACTTCAACCGCCTCGTCGAGTTCCAGAAGGTCAGCCTCGCCCCCGGTGAGAGCAACCGCGTCACGGTGGTCCTGGACGCCAAGGCGTCCAATCACCCGTTCTCCTACTACGTGCCCGACGATCCCGACGACCTCAAGCTGTGGGCGGAAGGCGAGTGGAGGACGCCGGACGGCGACTTCACGATCTTCGTCGGCGGCTCGTCCGAGGATCTCCCGCTGCGACGGACGGTGGATCTCCGCGACCTGGCCACCACCCCCTCGAGCACCAAGGCGCCGTCGCGGATCAAGAAGCCGACCGTGCGCCCGAAGCGGGTGACGACGAAGACCCGGGCGCGCATCAAGTTCGCCGTCGTCTCGGGCGGACAGCCCGCCGCAGGCAAGGTCCGCGTCCGGCAGGGCGGGGGCGTGATCGGGCGCGCCACCCTCGACCGACGCGGAATCGCGAAGGTCAGGATCTCGCGGCTCAAGGCGGGCAAGCGCAAGGTCAAGCTCGTCTACCTCGGGTCCGAGGTCTCGCAGCGAGCCACCCGGACGCTCGTGATCCGGGTCAAGAAGGCCAGGAGGAGGTAGTCGCAGAGGCCGGCGACGAGCGGGAACGAGCTGGGCCGGCTGTGCCGATGCGTCGCCGGTGCGGGATCGCCCTGGGGCTGCTCGTGCTCACCCTGAGCGCCTGCACCGGGGACGCTCCCGCACCCGCGCGCCCGACGCCCGAGGCGACCACCGGCTCCCCGACGGGTCCGCGGGCCGGGCTGGTCGCCACCGACGGGACGCCCGTCGACGTCCCGGTGCCGGACCCGCCGACCGGATCGTCGTACGACGTCACGGAGCTGGACGCCGACCCGGAGCCGGGCACCGGTGACGACGCCCCGGCCATCCGGGAGGCGCTGGCCACCGCAGGGGCGGGCGACGAGGTCGTCCTCCCCGCCGGGGTCTACGACCTGCGGTCGACCGACCCCGACGACGCGGAGGCCAACCTGCTGCTCCCCGACGGCGTGCGGCTGCGCGGGGCCGGGCAGGGCGCCACCGTGCTGCGCACGTCGCTCGACGGCGAGGACGACAGCGCCGTCGTCCGTGCGATGGGCGTGCACGACGCCGCCGTCGCGGGTCTCACCATCAGCTCCGAGCACACCGGGGCGCTCGGCACCGACCCCGACGACGAGGGCCCGGGAGGTGGGCCCATGTATGGCGTGCAGATCGGCGACGGCAGCCGACGGATCCTGGTCGAGGACGTCTCCGTGGAGCTGTTCCAGCGCCACGGCATCACCCTCAAGGGCACCCGCGAGGTGACGGTGACCGGCTGCCGGGTCGCCGACGCCACCAGCGTCGGCCCGGGCGGGTCGGGCTACGGCATCGCCGTGGAGGGCATGGCCGACCAGCGCGACCCCGACGCCGGCGACGACTCACGGCACAACGTGGTGGTGGACAACCACCTGGACGGCACGCACCTGCGGCACGGCATCCTGCTGCAGTTCCCCACGCACAACAACCTGATCGCGGGCAACACCATCGACGGGGGTGTGCTGGACGCGATCGACCTGCACGGCGAGGGCGAGTACCTCAACGAGATCCGCGACAACACGGTCACCGACGTCCCCGCCGCCGCGGTGGCACTGGGCAACTCCGGAGGCGAGAAGCACCGGCACGACGCGAGCGGTGAGGGCAACTGGGTCCACGACAACAGGCTGGTGGGCAACCTCCAGGGGGTGCTCGTCATCCTCGGCACCCCGGACACCCTCGTCGAGGACAATGACATCGTCGGCAGCCGCGGCTCCGCGGTGGGCATCGAGCTGCGCAACGCACCCGGGACGGTCGTGCGCGACAACTCCGTCGCCGGGGGCGACGCCGACTTCTGGGCGATCGTGGTGACCGAGGACGAGGGCACCGACGGCCGGGGCGCCGGCGTCGCCACCGACGTGCTGATCGCCGGCAACCGGGTCACCGGCCCTGCGAACGGCATCGACGTCGAGGCCGGACGCGCGATCGAGGTCACCGGCAACTCGGTCGACGTCGACGGCACCCCGGTGCGGGTCTCCCCCGACGCCGAGGTCCGCGGCGTCTCAGGGACGCGATGACACGTGGGGCCGGGCCAGGTCGAGGTACATCACGTGGAGGCCGACCCTGCCGTGGCTGGCACTGTCGAAGGCACGCGGCACCGTGCCCACGACCTCGAAGCCGAGCTGCTGCCACAGGCGGACGGCGGCCACGTTGGTCTCGACGACCGCGTTGAACTGGATGCCGGCGAAGCCCTGCCCGCGGTGCCAGGCCACCATGTCGTCGGCGAGCCGCCGCCCGATGCCGCGGCCGCGGGCCGCCGCGTCCACCATGAAGGACGCGGTGCCGACGTGCGCGCCACGCCCCGGGCGGTTCGGGCCCATCTTGGCGGATCCGAGCACGCGATCGCCCTCCTCGAGGACGGTCACCCGGCTGCCGTCGAACCACCAGCCCCGCGCCTGCTCGGAGGTGGCGCCGAGCGGGTAGGCATAGGTCTCGCCGGCCTCGACGACCTCACGCCAGATCGGCCAGATCGCGGCCCAGTCTGCGTCGGTGGCCTCGCGGACGCCGGTGGGCACGCTCATACGTCGGTCGCGCCGTCGATCGACTGGCGGATGAGGTCGGCGTGGCCGGCGTGGCGGGCGTACTCCTCGACCATGTGCACGAGGACCCAGCGGATCGTGACGGTCTCGCCCTTCTCGGGCGGGCGCCGGCGGGCGACGGGGCGGCCCGGGTCGGGGTCAGCCGTGAGCGCGGCGTCGAGACAGGCGTCGGAGCGCCGGATGGCCGCGGCGAGCAGTCCGTCGAGCTCGGCGTGGGTCTGGCCGGCTGCGCTGTGCCAGTCCCAGTCGGGGTCGTCGCCCCACGGGGCGGTGTCCCACGGCGGAGCCGGCTCGTTGGCCGCGAGGTGGTAGGAGAGCCACCAGTCCTCGACGTAGGCCAGGTGCTTGAGCATCCCACCCAGGGTCAGGTCGCTCGGCGCCAGCGCCTGGTCGAGCTGCGCGTCGGTGAGCCCGCTGGCCTGCAGCCGGACCGTGGCGCGGAAGTGGTCGAGGAAGGACCGCAGCATCGTGGTCTCGTCGGCGCTGAAGGGCGGGTCGGGCCGCTCGATCGTCATGGCACGCGACCCTAGCGGCCGCTCAGAGCACCGGTCCCTCGCCGCGCAGCTTGTCGACCTCGGCCATCGCGTCGCGCAGCTGCTCGAGCCACTCCTCGGCGTGCTCGCCGACGAGCCGCACCGACCACGCGAGCGCGTCGGAGCGGGACCGGGCGACGCCGGCGTCGACGAGCGTGTCGAGCACGCGCCGCTCCGGCTGGCGCAGCCGGGTCATCACCGGCGCGGCGACGTGGGTGAAGAGCGCCTCGGTGTCGCCGATCCGCACCCCCCACGACACCTTGCGCTGGTAGCGGGCCTGGGCCTCGCGCGCGATCTCGATGCGCTCTTCCTTCGTCTCGGCGCGGAAGCGGCCGATGCGGCCCTCCGCCTCGGCACCGCTGAGGTCGTCGGCACCGGACAGGGTGCCGACGACGAGGACCTCCTCGCGGTCGACGGTGACGTCGACCGCGCTGAACCATGCCTCGGGCAGCCGCCCGTGGAACCACTCGGACGCGTCGGAGGCGTCCGGCAGGTCCGCGACCTGCCACCCGCCGCGGCGACCGCGACGGCTCTCATCGTTCTTCATGCATTACATGATTACACCGCAAGTCAAACGATGTCGATATCCTCGCGGCGTGCTGCCCACCCCCTGCCCCTGCGGGTCCGGAGCGACCTACGACGCCTGCTGCGGTCCGCTGCTCGCCAACGTCGCCCAGGCGGCGACGCCGGAGCAGCTCATGCGCTCGCGCTACACCGCCTTCGTCACCGGCGACGCCGACCACCTCTTCCGCACCTGGCACCCGCGCACCCGCCCCGACGACGTCCGTCCCGACCCCGGCACGCGGTGGACCGGCCTGCGGGTCGTGGCCGCCGAGGGCGACACCGTCGAGTTCGTCGCGACCTACGAGGGCGGGCAGGTGCACGAGGTGAGCCGGTTCGAGCGCCGGGCCGGCCGGTGGTGCTACGTCGACGGCGAGGTCGACCGGGACGTCACGCGCTGACGCCGACCACGGCGGGGGCGGCGAGCTGCGGAGGCGACGCCGCGTCGGCCCTACCTGCCGACGATGCCGAGGGCCGCGTCCACGATGTCGGACGTGTCGATCTGGTGCAGGGCGTACGCCTCGGCCAGGCTGCTCGACTGGCCGAAGTCCGTCACACCCAGGCAACGGATGCGGTCGCCACGCACCCCGGCGAGGAACGACAGGGTGTGGGGGTGGCCGTCCTGGACCGTGACCAGCGGTGCCGGGGCGTGCGCCGGGAAGATCTCCCCGACGATGTCGCCGTCGCCCGCCTCGCGGACACCGTGCTGCTGGAAGGACCTGAAGACCAGGTCCGGACTGGTCAGGCACACGAGGCCGGCGGTGACCCCACTGTCGGCCAGCACCTCGGCTGCCGCGATGACCTCGGGCATCATCGCACCCACGCCCACCAGGGTGACGTCGTCGCGACCGGCGGGGTGGGCGCTGAGGCGGTAGCCGCCCGCGATGGCCTGGCGTCGGCGGCGCTCGAGGAGCGACGGCTCCTCGGGCAGCCGGGCGAGCGCCGGGTCGAGCGGCCTGGTGGAGAGGCGGAAGTAGGACGAGGTCCCGCCGGGGATGCCGACCCGGCTGGCGGCGTGGAGGAACGTCCACTCCAGGTCGGAGGCGAACGCCGGCTCCCAGGCGATGCAGCCGGGCTGCTCCAGGCCGATGGAAGGCGTGGTGATGGACTGGTGCGCCCCGCCCTCCGGCGCGAGCGTGACTCCCGAGGGAGTGCCCACGAGGATGGACTGCCCGCCGGCATAGATCCCGTAGGACCACGGCTCGAGCGCGCGGCTGACGAAGGGGTCGTAGATCGTGGCGATCGGGATGAGTCGCTCGCCCCAGCGCGACCACGTGGTGCCCAGCTCGCCGAGGAGTCCGACGAGGTTCACTTCCGCGATGCCGAGCTCGATGTGCTGTCCGGCCTCGCTCTCGGACCACCGCAGCACGCGCTCGCGGTCGTCGGCGAACCAGTCATGGCGCTCCCGCACGGACCACACGCCGGTCTTGTTGATCCACCCGCCCAGGTTGGTGGACGAGGCGACGTCCGGGCTGCAGGTCACCATCCGGGCGGCGACGTCGGGGGCGTCGCGGACGAGGTCGGCGAGCAGGCGTCCCAGCGCCGCCTGGGTGGAGACCGGCTTGCGGTGCGGGTGCCCCAGCGAGGTCGGCACAGCGATCGCGGGGGTGCTGGCCAGCGCGGGGCGGCGCAGCTCGTCGGCACGCCGGGCGCACAGGCGGCCGGCGTCGGAGGTGCTGGGGAAGGTCGCCCAGGGGTCGGCGAGGTCGGTGCCGCAGGCCTCGGCGAGCTGCCGCATCTGCGGCTCGGTCAGCAGGGCGGAGTGGTTGTTGGGGTGGCCCTCGGTCGCCAGCCCGCGGCCCTTGATCGTGTAGGCGAAGACCACCGTGGGGCGGTGGTCGTCGGCACCGTCGAACGTGTCGACGAGCAGCGACAGGTCGTGCCCGCCGAGATCTCGGACGGCGTGAGCGAGGTCCTCGGGGCTCAGGCTCTCGACGAGGTCGCGCAGTGCCGGCGACTCCTGCGCGGCGAGGATGCGCTCGGCGACGCCGGTGTCCGGGACGCGCAGCATCCGCTGGTACTCCTCGTTCGGCATCGCCTCGAGTCGCTGTCGCAGCTCCTGTCCCCCGGGACGCTCGAAGAGCTCGGAGATGAACCGACCCCACTTCAGGGTGACGACCTGCCACCCGGCGGCGGCGAACATGCCGTGCAACCGCTCGATCTGGATGTCGGGCACGATCCGGTCGAGCGACTGGCGGTTGAGGTCGACGACCCACAGCAGCTCTCCGAGCGAGGCGACCTGGGGGTCGGCGACGGCCTCCCAGATGGCGCCCTCATCGAGCTCCGCGTCCCCGAGGAGGCTGACGAAGCGGCCTGCCTCGGGCGTGTCCGGGAAGTGTGAGCGCGCGTAGCGATGGGACACGGCCGCCCACAACGCGGCGGTGGCGCCGATGCCGACCGATCCGGTCGAGAAGTCGACGGTGTCGGGGTCCTTGAGCCGGCTCGGGTAGCTCTGCAGGCCGCCCTTCGACCGCAGCGTCGTCAGGTAGGCCGGGTCGAGGTCGCCGAGCAGGTAGTTGATGGCGTGCAGGACCGGGGAGGCGTGGGGCTTCACCGAGACCCGGTCGGTGGGACCGAGGGTGTGGAACCA
The sequence above is drawn from the Nocardioides sp. zg-1228 genome and encodes:
- a CDS encoding GNAT family N-acetyltransferase; the encoded protein is MSVPTGVREATDADWAAIWPIWREVVEAGETYAYPLGATSEQARGWWFDGSRVTVLEEGDRVLGSAKMGPNRPGRGAHVGTASFMVDAAARGRGIGRRLADDMVAWHRGQGFAGIQFNAVVETNVAAVRLWQQLGFEVVGTVPRAFDSASHGRVGLHVMYLDLARPHVSSRP
- a CDS encoding YchJ family metal-binding protein, whose translation is MPTPCPCGSGATYDACCGPLLANVAQAATPEQLMRSRYTAFVTGDADHLFRTWHPRTRPDDVRPDPGTRWTGLRVVAAEGDTVEFVATYEGGQVHEVSRFERRAGRWCYVDGEVDRDVTR
- a CDS encoding DinB family protein, which encodes MTIERPDPPFSADETTMLRSFLDHFRATVRLQASGLTDAQLDQALAPSDLTLGGMLKHLAYVEDWWLSYHLAANEPAPPWDTAPWGDDPDWDWHSAAGQTHAELDGLLAAAIRRSDACLDAALTADPDPGRPVARRRPPEKGETVTIRWVLVHMVEEYARHAGHADLIRQSIDGATDV
- a CDS encoding right-handed parallel beta-helix repeat-containing protein, encoding MRRRCGIALGLLVLTLSACTGDAPAPARPTPEATTGSPTGPRAGLVATDGTPVDVPVPDPPTGSSYDVTELDADPEPGTGDDAPAIREALATAGAGDEVVLPAGVYDLRSTDPDDAEANLLLPDGVRLRGAGQGATVLRTSLDGEDDSAVVRAMGVHDAAVAGLTISSEHTGALGTDPDDEGPGGGPMYGVQIGDGSRRILVEDVSVELFQRHGITLKGTREVTVTGCRVADATSVGPGGSGYGIAVEGMADQRDPDAGDDSRHNVVVDNHLDGTHLRHGILLQFPTHNNLIAGNTIDGGVLDAIDLHGEGEYLNEIRDNTVTDVPAAAVALGNSGGEKHRHDASGEGNWVHDNRLVGNLQGVLVILGTPDTLVEDNDIVGSRGSAVGIELRNAPGTVVRDNSVAGGDADFWAIVVTEDEGTDGRGAGVATDVLIAGNRVTGPANGIDVEAGRAIEVTGNSVDVDGTPVRVSPDAEVRGVSGTR
- a CDS encoding pyruvate dehydrogenase, which gives rise to MTMAPPFGTTGAASAQAPLAPGEDAAQAAVLRSISQRVLWLSAAIVDAANRGRPNSSGVKVGGHQSSSASIVDIMVALWFHTLGPTDRVSVKPHASPVLHAINYLLGDLDPAYLTTLRSKGGLQSYPSRLKDPDTVDFSTGSVGIGATAALWAAVSHRYARSHFPDTPEAGRFVSLLGDAELDEGAIWEAVADPQVASLGELLWVVDLNRQSLDRIVPDIQIERLHGMFAAAGWQVVTLKWGRFISELFERPGGQELRQRLEAMPNEEYQRMLRVPDTGVAERILAAQESPALRDLVESLSPEDLAHAVRDLGGHDLSLLVDTFDGADDHRPTVVFAYTIKGRGLATEGHPNNHSALLTEPQMRQLAEACGTDLADPWATFPSTSDAGRLCARRADELRRPALASTPAIAVPTSLGHPHRKPVSTQAALGRLLADLVRDAPDVAARMVTCSPDVASSTNLGGWINKTGVWSVRERHDWFADDRERVLRWSESEAGQHIELGIAEVNLVGLLGELGTTWSRWGERLIPIATIYDPFVSRALEPWSYGIYAGGQSILVGTPSGVTLAPEGGAHQSITTPSIGLEQPGCIAWEPAFASDLEWTFLHAASRVGIPGGTSSYFRLSTRPLDPALARLPEEPSLLERRRRQAIAGGYRLSAHPAGRDDVTLVGVGAMMPEVIAAAEVLADSGVTAGLVCLTSPDLVFRSFQQHGVREAGDGDIVGEIFPAHAPAPLVTVQDGHPHTLSFLAGVRGDRIRCLGVTDFGQSSSLAEAYALHQIDTSDIVDAALGIVGR